Proteins encoded together in one Coffea arabica cultivar ET-39 chromosome 2c, Coffea Arabica ET-39 HiFi, whole genome shotgun sequence window:
- the LOC113725911 gene encoding lysine-specific demethylase JMJ28-like isoform X1: MAKKEDIPPDEIRCRRTDGRQWRCTRKVVEGKKLCHIHYLQGRRRQLKQKVPESLKLERKSKKISKKDGEKIRACSSRSSSRRIVKMALAAAVKKKQKKRCVSEVLDEALRRMKLKRGDLHLELIREFLKRQVEKKRLKKKNEEEEEKENEWSGETELTRELPNGIMAISQKNSDNAGGHDAVDVKIGENSCSGWNTQRSFRSKNIEPVPLSTMQVVPSVNDLRRVKKCHWCRRSIGCNLIKCLKCRKQLFCWDCVKERYLEKKEIKVACPVCRETCSCMICLKRRWKEMSHKEFYRDKRKIAKIQLLHYLISLLLPVLKQINREQNMELEMEAMITGEVPSNIQIQQSEMGNKKLCRCNNCRTSIVDYHRSCANCSYNLCLSCCWEFCRGNLYEKFCSKGCNGREIHRSAGELRLKINHISTSCISSCKAPLLSPMSLKSLKACSDGSVFCPPVDFGGCGERNLDLRCIFPLRWMKELEAGAEEVLQCHDFPETAVVCSCDSLCKGTEDKVEIQPLQKLAKRVESNDNFIYYPTLSDLNKEKLGHFQLHWAKGHPVIVRNVIRRTSVLNWDPVVMFSTYLERTISKSQNKKEVIDGATCLDWCEVETSAKQIFMGSMVDGTHLNVQHQTLKIKAWLSSSVFQEQFPSHYAEILHVLPLQEYLNPISGHLNIALKLPEEAAKPEIGPCIHISCGGLEDFMNADFLTKLCFDSNDVVNVLACVTDVPITREQFKNIQTLMKKYKGQDHSQSSRKNNNRGHLPSSSNSTEVKGKSSLHSEESQESGLQDMMEERLSLPNGIAKVPLFTGNSIKGQISCFENGNIPFDSENESEFDSESSMLCSGNIQGLEDSDDETFFRDIESSSSSCEKQTANPSGAQWDIFRRQDVPKLLEYLRQHSDELSSAYCYGGHVVHPILDQSFFLDAYHKMKLKEEFGVQPWTFEQHLGEAIMIPAGCPYQIRKLKPCVNVVLDFISPENTTECIRLTDEIRLLPLRHRARGKVLEVRKMTAYGISSAIEEIQKLMCTDCLLTLLSPGPVASLLSDDVQRVATIL, encoded by the exons aTGGCTAAAAAGGAGGATATTCCGCCGGACGAAATCCGGTGCCGGAGAACGGACGGTCGGCAATGGAGGTGTACTCGGAAAGTAGTAGAAGGGAAAAAGCTCTGTCATATTCACTATCTCCAGGGCCGGAGAAGGCAGCTGAAGCAGAAAGTTCCGGAGTCGCTGAAATTGGAGAGGAAAAGCAAGAAAATTAGTAAGAAAGATGGGGAGAAAATCAGGGCTTGTTCGTCAAGATCATCGTCCAGGAGGATAGTGAAAATGGCGTTGGCGGCTGCCGTGAAGAAGAAGCAGAAGAAACGGTGCGTTTCTGAGGTTTTGGATGAGGCGTTGAGGAGGATGAAATTGAAGAGAGGTGATTTGCATTTGGAGTTGATCAGGGAGTTCTTGAAGAGGCAAGTAGAGAAGAaaaggttgaagaagaagaatgaggaggaggaggagaaggagaATGAGTGGAGTGGGGAGACTGAGTTGACTCGCGAGTTGCCAAATGGCATAATGGCGATTTCGCAGAAGAATTCCGACAATGCTGGTGGCCATGATGCTGTTGAtgtgaaaattggagaaaattcGTGCTCGGGATGGAACACACAGAGGAGTTTTCGGTCCAAGAATATTGAACCCGTACCATTGAGTACAATGCAG GTTGTACCATCTGTGAATGATTTGAGGAGAGTGAAGAAATGCCATTGGTGTAGGAGGAGTATTGGTTGTAATTTGATCAAGTGTTTGAAATGTAGGAAGCAACTCTTTTGTTGGGATTGTGTTAAGGAAAG ATACTTggagaagaaagagattaaGGTGGCGTGCCCTGTTTGTCGTGAAACTTGTAGCTGTATGATCTGCCTAAAACGTCGATGGAAGGAAATGAGTCATAAG GAGTTTTATAGGGATAAAAGGAAAATTGCGAAAATCCAACTACTTCATTATCTCATTTCCTTGCTTCTTCCtgttctcaaacaaattaaccGAGAACAGAACATGGAGCTTGAGATGGAGGCCATGATTACAG GAGAAGTACCATCCAATATCCAGATTCAGCAGTCAGAGATGGGAAACAAGAAGTTATGTCGCTG CAACAATTGCAGAACTTCAATTGTGGATTACCATAGAAGCTGTGCGAACTGCTCGTATAATCTCTGCTTAAGTTGTTGCTGGGAATTTTGTCGAGGAAATTtatatgagaaattttgttCCAAAGGTTGCAATGGTAGGGAAATTCATCGGTCTGCTGGTGAGCTGCGATTGAAGATAAATCACATTAGCACTTCTTGCATAAGTTCTTGCAAGGCGCCCCTTTTGTCTCCGATGTCACTGAAGAGCTTGAAAGCTTGTTCTGATGGTAGCGTATTTTGTCCTCCAGTGGATTTTGGTGGATGTGGTGAGAGAAACCTTGATTTAAGATGCATTTTTCCCTTAAGGTGGATGAAAGAGCTGGAAGCAGGAGCAGAAGAGGTGCTTCAGTGCCATGACTTTCCAGAAACTGCAGTTGTGTGTTCTTGTGACTCATTGTGCAAGGGAACTGAGGACAAAGTTGAAATTCAGCCACTGCAAAAGTTGGCTAAGAGAGTAGAATCCAATGATAATTTCATCTATTATCCCACTTTAAGTGATTTAAACAAAGAGAAACTTGGACATTTCCAGCTGCACTGGGCTAAAGGTCATCCTGTTATAGTGCGAAATGTTATTCGAAGAACATCAGTTCTGAACTGGGATCCAGTTGTGATGTTCTCCACTTACCTTGAAAGAACAATTTCTAAGTCTCAAAATAAGAAGGAAGTGATTGATGGAGCTACTTGCTTGGACTGGTGTGAG GTAGAAACTTCTGCCAAACAGATATTCATGGGGTCAATGGTGGATGGCACACATTTAAATGTGCAGCATCAGACCCTGAAAATTAAAGCCTGGCTTTCTTCTAGCGTATTTCAAGAGCAATTCCCTTCTCATTATGCTGAGATCTTGCATGTTTTACCGCTTCAGGAGTATCTAAATCCAATTTCTGGCCATCTGAATATAGCACTCAAGTTGCCAGAAGAAGCGGCGAAACCTGAAATTGGTCCTTGTATTCATATTTCATGTGGTGGTCTGGAGGACTTCATGAATGCTGATTTTTTGACAAAACTCTGCTTTGACTCAAATGATGTG GTTAATGTTCTTGCATGTGTTACGGATGTTCCAATCACCAGAGAACAGTTCAAAAATATTCAAACATTGATGAAGAAGTACAAGGGTCAAGACCATTCGCAATCAAGCAGAAAGAACAATAATCGAGGTCATTTGCCTTCCAGCAGTAATTCTACCGAAGtaaaaggaaaatcatctttacACAGCGAAGAAAGTCAAGAATCAGGCTTGCAAGATATGATGGAAGAAAGGTTAAGCTTACCTAATGGAATTGCGAAAGTGCCTCTTTTCACTGGCAATTCAATTAAAGGACAAATATCATGCTTTGAAAATGGGAATATACCCTTTGATTCTGAAAATGAGTCTGAATTTGATTCTGAGTCCTCAATGCTTTGTTCTGGAAACATTCAAGGATTGGAAGATTCAGATGATGAGACTTTCTTTAGGGATATCGAGAGCTCAAGTTCTTCCTGCGAGAAACAAACAGCCAATCCATCTGGTGCTCAATGGGACATTTTCCGTAGACAAGACGTCCCAAAACTTCTAGAATACCTCAGACAGCATTCTGATGAATTAAGTTCTGCATACTGCTATGGTGGACAT GTGGTTCATCCAATTCTGGATCAAAGTTTCTTCCTCGATGCATATCACAAGATGAAGCTTAAGGAGGAATTTG GTGTTCAGCCATGGACCTTTGAGCAACACCTAGGAGAAGCTATCATGATTCCAGCAGGATGTCCATATCAAATTAGAAAACTAAAG CCATGTGTCAATGTAGTCCTAGACTTCATCTCACCGGAAAATACAACTGAATGCATTCGTTTAACTGATGAAATCCGTCTTCTCCCACTGCGCCATAGAGCCAGAGGAAAAGTGTTGGAG GTTAGGAAGATGACAGCATATGGAATCAGCAGTGCAATTGAAGAAATCCAAAAGCTAATGTGCACAGA TTGTTTGCTGACCCTGTTGAGTCCAGGACCGGTGGCAAGCTTGCTGAGTGATGATGTACAAAGGGTAGCAACTATACTTTAA
- the LOC113725911 gene encoding lysine-specific demethylase JMJ28-like isoform X2 — protein MAKKEDIPPDEIRCRRTDGRQWRCTRKVVEGKKLCHIHYLQGRRRQLKQKVPESLKLERKSKKISKKDGEKIRACSSRSSSRRIVKMALAAAVKKKQKKRCVSEVLDEALRRMKLKRGDLHLELIREFLKRQVEKKRLKKKNEEEEEKENEWSGETELTRELPNGIMAISQKNSDNAGGHDAVDVKIGENSCSGWNTQRSFRSKNIEPVPLSTMQVVPSVNDLRRVKKCHWCRRSIGCNLIKCLKCRKQLFCWDCVKERYLEKKEIKVACPVCRETCSCMICLKRRWKEMSHKEFYRDKRKIAKIQLLHYLISLLLPVLKQINREQNMELEMEAMITGEVPSNIQIQQSEMGNKKLCRCNNCRTSIVDYHRSCANCSYNLCLSCCWEFCRGNLYEKFCSKGCNGREIHRSAGELRLKINHISTSCISSCKAPLLSPMSLKSLKACSDGSVFCPPVDFGGCGERNLDLRCIFPLRWMKELEAGAEEVLQCHDFPETAVVCSCDSLCKGTEDKVEIQPLQKLAKRVESNDNFIYYPTLSDLNKEKLGHFQLHWAKGHPVIVRNVIRRTSVLNWDPVVMFSTYLERTISKSQNKKEVIDGATCLDWCEVETSAKQIFMGSMVDGTHLNVQHQTLKIKAWLSSSVFQEQFPSHYAEILHVLPLQEYLNPISGHLNIALKLPEEAAKPEIGPCIHISCGGLEDFMNADFLTKLCFDSNDVVNVLACVTDVPITREQFKNIQTLMKKYKGQDHSQSSRKNNNRGHLPSSSNSTEVKGKSSLHSEESQESGLQDMMEERLSLPNGIAKVPLFTGNSIKGQISCFENGNIPFDSENESEFDSESSMLCSGNIQGLEDSDDETFFRDIESSSSSCEKQTANPSGAQWDIFRRQDVPKLLEYLRQHSDELSSAYCYGGHVVHPILDQSFFLDAYHKMKLKEEFGVQPWTFEQHLGEAIMIPAGCPYQIRKLKPCVNVVLDFISPENTTECIRLTDEIRLLPLRHRARGKVLEVRKMTAYGISSAIEEIQKLMCTETGGKLAE, from the exons aTGGCTAAAAAGGAGGATATTCCGCCGGACGAAATCCGGTGCCGGAGAACGGACGGTCGGCAATGGAGGTGTACTCGGAAAGTAGTAGAAGGGAAAAAGCTCTGTCATATTCACTATCTCCAGGGCCGGAGAAGGCAGCTGAAGCAGAAAGTTCCGGAGTCGCTGAAATTGGAGAGGAAAAGCAAGAAAATTAGTAAGAAAGATGGGGAGAAAATCAGGGCTTGTTCGTCAAGATCATCGTCCAGGAGGATAGTGAAAATGGCGTTGGCGGCTGCCGTGAAGAAGAAGCAGAAGAAACGGTGCGTTTCTGAGGTTTTGGATGAGGCGTTGAGGAGGATGAAATTGAAGAGAGGTGATTTGCATTTGGAGTTGATCAGGGAGTTCTTGAAGAGGCAAGTAGAGAAGAaaaggttgaagaagaagaatgaggaggaggaggagaaggagaATGAGTGGAGTGGGGAGACTGAGTTGACTCGCGAGTTGCCAAATGGCATAATGGCGATTTCGCAGAAGAATTCCGACAATGCTGGTGGCCATGATGCTGTTGAtgtgaaaattggagaaaattcGTGCTCGGGATGGAACACACAGAGGAGTTTTCGGTCCAAGAATATTGAACCCGTACCATTGAGTACAATGCAG GTTGTACCATCTGTGAATGATTTGAGGAGAGTGAAGAAATGCCATTGGTGTAGGAGGAGTATTGGTTGTAATTTGATCAAGTGTTTGAAATGTAGGAAGCAACTCTTTTGTTGGGATTGTGTTAAGGAAAG ATACTTggagaagaaagagattaaGGTGGCGTGCCCTGTTTGTCGTGAAACTTGTAGCTGTATGATCTGCCTAAAACGTCGATGGAAGGAAATGAGTCATAAG GAGTTTTATAGGGATAAAAGGAAAATTGCGAAAATCCAACTACTTCATTATCTCATTTCCTTGCTTCTTCCtgttctcaaacaaattaaccGAGAACAGAACATGGAGCTTGAGATGGAGGCCATGATTACAG GAGAAGTACCATCCAATATCCAGATTCAGCAGTCAGAGATGGGAAACAAGAAGTTATGTCGCTG CAACAATTGCAGAACTTCAATTGTGGATTACCATAGAAGCTGTGCGAACTGCTCGTATAATCTCTGCTTAAGTTGTTGCTGGGAATTTTGTCGAGGAAATTtatatgagaaattttgttCCAAAGGTTGCAATGGTAGGGAAATTCATCGGTCTGCTGGTGAGCTGCGATTGAAGATAAATCACATTAGCACTTCTTGCATAAGTTCTTGCAAGGCGCCCCTTTTGTCTCCGATGTCACTGAAGAGCTTGAAAGCTTGTTCTGATGGTAGCGTATTTTGTCCTCCAGTGGATTTTGGTGGATGTGGTGAGAGAAACCTTGATTTAAGATGCATTTTTCCCTTAAGGTGGATGAAAGAGCTGGAAGCAGGAGCAGAAGAGGTGCTTCAGTGCCATGACTTTCCAGAAACTGCAGTTGTGTGTTCTTGTGACTCATTGTGCAAGGGAACTGAGGACAAAGTTGAAATTCAGCCACTGCAAAAGTTGGCTAAGAGAGTAGAATCCAATGATAATTTCATCTATTATCCCACTTTAAGTGATTTAAACAAAGAGAAACTTGGACATTTCCAGCTGCACTGGGCTAAAGGTCATCCTGTTATAGTGCGAAATGTTATTCGAAGAACATCAGTTCTGAACTGGGATCCAGTTGTGATGTTCTCCACTTACCTTGAAAGAACAATTTCTAAGTCTCAAAATAAGAAGGAAGTGATTGATGGAGCTACTTGCTTGGACTGGTGTGAG GTAGAAACTTCTGCCAAACAGATATTCATGGGGTCAATGGTGGATGGCACACATTTAAATGTGCAGCATCAGACCCTGAAAATTAAAGCCTGGCTTTCTTCTAGCGTATTTCAAGAGCAATTCCCTTCTCATTATGCTGAGATCTTGCATGTTTTACCGCTTCAGGAGTATCTAAATCCAATTTCTGGCCATCTGAATATAGCACTCAAGTTGCCAGAAGAAGCGGCGAAACCTGAAATTGGTCCTTGTATTCATATTTCATGTGGTGGTCTGGAGGACTTCATGAATGCTGATTTTTTGACAAAACTCTGCTTTGACTCAAATGATGTG GTTAATGTTCTTGCATGTGTTACGGATGTTCCAATCACCAGAGAACAGTTCAAAAATATTCAAACATTGATGAAGAAGTACAAGGGTCAAGACCATTCGCAATCAAGCAGAAAGAACAATAATCGAGGTCATTTGCCTTCCAGCAGTAATTCTACCGAAGtaaaaggaaaatcatctttacACAGCGAAGAAAGTCAAGAATCAGGCTTGCAAGATATGATGGAAGAAAGGTTAAGCTTACCTAATGGAATTGCGAAAGTGCCTCTTTTCACTGGCAATTCAATTAAAGGACAAATATCATGCTTTGAAAATGGGAATATACCCTTTGATTCTGAAAATGAGTCTGAATTTGATTCTGAGTCCTCAATGCTTTGTTCTGGAAACATTCAAGGATTGGAAGATTCAGATGATGAGACTTTCTTTAGGGATATCGAGAGCTCAAGTTCTTCCTGCGAGAAACAAACAGCCAATCCATCTGGTGCTCAATGGGACATTTTCCGTAGACAAGACGTCCCAAAACTTCTAGAATACCTCAGACAGCATTCTGATGAATTAAGTTCTGCATACTGCTATGGTGGACAT GTGGTTCATCCAATTCTGGATCAAAGTTTCTTCCTCGATGCATATCACAAGATGAAGCTTAAGGAGGAATTTG GTGTTCAGCCATGGACCTTTGAGCAACACCTAGGAGAAGCTATCATGATTCCAGCAGGATGTCCATATCAAATTAGAAAACTAAAG CCATGTGTCAATGTAGTCCTAGACTTCATCTCACCGGAAAATACAACTGAATGCATTCGTTTAACTGATGAAATCCGTCTTCTCCCACTGCGCCATAGAGCCAGAGGAAAAGTGTTGGAG GTTAGGAAGATGACAGCATATGGAATCAGCAGTGCAATTGAAGAAATCCAAAAGCTAATGTGCACAGA GACCGGTGGCAAGCTTGCTGAGTGA
- the LOC113725911 gene encoding lysine-specific demethylase JMJ28-like isoform X3 — protein MAKKEDIPPDEIRCRRTDGRQWRCTRKVVEGKKLCHIHYLQGRRRQLKQKVPESLKLERKSKKISKKDGEKIRACSSRSSSRRIVKMALAAAVKKKQKKRCVSEVLDEALRRMKLKRGDLHLELIREFLKRQVEKKRLKKKNEEEEEKENEWSGETELTRELPNGIMAISQKNSDNAGGHDAVDVKIGENSCSGWNTQRSFRSKNIEPVPLSTMQVVPSVNDLRRVKKCHWCRRSIGCNLIKCLKCRKQLFCWDCVKERYLEKKEIKVACPVCRETCSCMICLKRRWKEMSHKEFYRDKRKIAKIQLLHYLISLLLPVLKQINREQNMELEMEAMITGEVPSNIQIQQSEMGNKKLCRCNNCRTSIVDYHRSCANCSYNLCLSCCWEFCRGNLYEKFCSKGCNGREIHRSAGELRLKINHISTSCISSCKAPLLSPMSLKSLKACSDGSVFCPPVDFGGCGERNLDLRCIFPLRWMKELEAGAEEVLQCHDFPETAVVCSCDSLCKGTEDKVEIQPLQKLAKRVESNDNFIYYPTLSDLNKEKLGHFQLHWAKGHPVIVRNVIRRTSVLNWDPVVMFSTYLERTISKSQNKKEVIDGATCLDWCEVETSAKQIFMGSMVDGTHLNVQHQTLKIKAWLSSSVFQEQFPSHYAEILHVLPLQEYLNPISGHLNIALKLPEEAAKPEIGPCIHISCGGLEDFMNADFLTKLCFDSNDVVNVLACVTDVPITREQFKNIQTLMKKYKGQDHSQSSRKNNNRGHLPSSSNSTEVKGKSSLHSEESQESGLQDMMEERLSLPNGIAKVPLFTGNSIKGQISCFENGNIPFDSENESEFDSESSMLCSGNIQGLEDSDDETFFRDIESSSSSCEKQTANPSGAQWDIFRRQDVPKLLEYLRQHSDELSSAYCYGGHVVHPILDQSFFLDAYHKMKLKEEFGVQPWTFEQHLGEAIMIPAGCPYQIRKLKPCVNVVLDFISPENTTECIRLTDEIRLLPLRHRARGKVLEVRKMTAYGISSAIEEIQKLMCTDYV, from the exons aTGGCTAAAAAGGAGGATATTCCGCCGGACGAAATCCGGTGCCGGAGAACGGACGGTCGGCAATGGAGGTGTACTCGGAAAGTAGTAGAAGGGAAAAAGCTCTGTCATATTCACTATCTCCAGGGCCGGAGAAGGCAGCTGAAGCAGAAAGTTCCGGAGTCGCTGAAATTGGAGAGGAAAAGCAAGAAAATTAGTAAGAAAGATGGGGAGAAAATCAGGGCTTGTTCGTCAAGATCATCGTCCAGGAGGATAGTGAAAATGGCGTTGGCGGCTGCCGTGAAGAAGAAGCAGAAGAAACGGTGCGTTTCTGAGGTTTTGGATGAGGCGTTGAGGAGGATGAAATTGAAGAGAGGTGATTTGCATTTGGAGTTGATCAGGGAGTTCTTGAAGAGGCAAGTAGAGAAGAaaaggttgaagaagaagaatgaggaggaggaggagaaggagaATGAGTGGAGTGGGGAGACTGAGTTGACTCGCGAGTTGCCAAATGGCATAATGGCGATTTCGCAGAAGAATTCCGACAATGCTGGTGGCCATGATGCTGTTGAtgtgaaaattggagaaaattcGTGCTCGGGATGGAACACACAGAGGAGTTTTCGGTCCAAGAATATTGAACCCGTACCATTGAGTACAATGCAG GTTGTACCATCTGTGAATGATTTGAGGAGAGTGAAGAAATGCCATTGGTGTAGGAGGAGTATTGGTTGTAATTTGATCAAGTGTTTGAAATGTAGGAAGCAACTCTTTTGTTGGGATTGTGTTAAGGAAAG ATACTTggagaagaaagagattaaGGTGGCGTGCCCTGTTTGTCGTGAAACTTGTAGCTGTATGATCTGCCTAAAACGTCGATGGAAGGAAATGAGTCATAAG GAGTTTTATAGGGATAAAAGGAAAATTGCGAAAATCCAACTACTTCATTATCTCATTTCCTTGCTTCTTCCtgttctcaaacaaattaaccGAGAACAGAACATGGAGCTTGAGATGGAGGCCATGATTACAG GAGAAGTACCATCCAATATCCAGATTCAGCAGTCAGAGATGGGAAACAAGAAGTTATGTCGCTG CAACAATTGCAGAACTTCAATTGTGGATTACCATAGAAGCTGTGCGAACTGCTCGTATAATCTCTGCTTAAGTTGTTGCTGGGAATTTTGTCGAGGAAATTtatatgagaaattttgttCCAAAGGTTGCAATGGTAGGGAAATTCATCGGTCTGCTGGTGAGCTGCGATTGAAGATAAATCACATTAGCACTTCTTGCATAAGTTCTTGCAAGGCGCCCCTTTTGTCTCCGATGTCACTGAAGAGCTTGAAAGCTTGTTCTGATGGTAGCGTATTTTGTCCTCCAGTGGATTTTGGTGGATGTGGTGAGAGAAACCTTGATTTAAGATGCATTTTTCCCTTAAGGTGGATGAAAGAGCTGGAAGCAGGAGCAGAAGAGGTGCTTCAGTGCCATGACTTTCCAGAAACTGCAGTTGTGTGTTCTTGTGACTCATTGTGCAAGGGAACTGAGGACAAAGTTGAAATTCAGCCACTGCAAAAGTTGGCTAAGAGAGTAGAATCCAATGATAATTTCATCTATTATCCCACTTTAAGTGATTTAAACAAAGAGAAACTTGGACATTTCCAGCTGCACTGGGCTAAAGGTCATCCTGTTATAGTGCGAAATGTTATTCGAAGAACATCAGTTCTGAACTGGGATCCAGTTGTGATGTTCTCCACTTACCTTGAAAGAACAATTTCTAAGTCTCAAAATAAGAAGGAAGTGATTGATGGAGCTACTTGCTTGGACTGGTGTGAG GTAGAAACTTCTGCCAAACAGATATTCATGGGGTCAATGGTGGATGGCACACATTTAAATGTGCAGCATCAGACCCTGAAAATTAAAGCCTGGCTTTCTTCTAGCGTATTTCAAGAGCAATTCCCTTCTCATTATGCTGAGATCTTGCATGTTTTACCGCTTCAGGAGTATCTAAATCCAATTTCTGGCCATCTGAATATAGCACTCAAGTTGCCAGAAGAAGCGGCGAAACCTGAAATTGGTCCTTGTATTCATATTTCATGTGGTGGTCTGGAGGACTTCATGAATGCTGATTTTTTGACAAAACTCTGCTTTGACTCAAATGATGTG GTTAATGTTCTTGCATGTGTTACGGATGTTCCAATCACCAGAGAACAGTTCAAAAATATTCAAACATTGATGAAGAAGTACAAGGGTCAAGACCATTCGCAATCAAGCAGAAAGAACAATAATCGAGGTCATTTGCCTTCCAGCAGTAATTCTACCGAAGtaaaaggaaaatcatctttacACAGCGAAGAAAGTCAAGAATCAGGCTTGCAAGATATGATGGAAGAAAGGTTAAGCTTACCTAATGGAATTGCGAAAGTGCCTCTTTTCACTGGCAATTCAATTAAAGGACAAATATCATGCTTTGAAAATGGGAATATACCCTTTGATTCTGAAAATGAGTCTGAATTTGATTCTGAGTCCTCAATGCTTTGTTCTGGAAACATTCAAGGATTGGAAGATTCAGATGATGAGACTTTCTTTAGGGATATCGAGAGCTCAAGTTCTTCCTGCGAGAAACAAACAGCCAATCCATCTGGTGCTCAATGGGACATTTTCCGTAGACAAGACGTCCCAAAACTTCTAGAATACCTCAGACAGCATTCTGATGAATTAAGTTCTGCATACTGCTATGGTGGACAT GTGGTTCATCCAATTCTGGATCAAAGTTTCTTCCTCGATGCATATCACAAGATGAAGCTTAAGGAGGAATTTG GTGTTCAGCCATGGACCTTTGAGCAACACCTAGGAGAAGCTATCATGATTCCAGCAGGATGTCCATATCAAATTAGAAAACTAAAG CCATGTGTCAATGTAGTCCTAGACTTCATCTCACCGGAAAATACAACTGAATGCATTCGTTTAACTGATGAAATCCGTCTTCTCCCACTGCGCCATAGAGCCAGAGGAAAAGTGTTGGAG GTTAGGAAGATGACAGCATATGGAATCAGCAGTGCAATTGAAGAAATCCAAAAGCTAATGTGCACAGA TTATGTGTAA